A genomic window from Cloacibacillus evryensis DSM 19522 includes:
- a CDS encoding lytic transglycosylase domain-containing protein, protein MHVISSGAKVILIKIAQRFPDRKRKNGSAVKTAFRAALLCVILACFLPVSNAIHREAANDWRNGWEEWKCGNAAAALGHWSKNPLTAPFEMRPSRVAYWKIRAFEKLGRTEEAALTASMLALRCPRDFYSLVLAYEGRYPTLTRAARKACARAAYMRRWNGEVARASAETGVSKNILLGLIRQESKFNERAVSRSGAVGLMQLMPFTAREAAGRLKKDELSPYEPTHNIMLGAAYFAHLKAKFSDKLPPALAAYNAGAASVSRWETDARDWVEWIEEIPYPQTREYVRSVLENIEVYNATDREERRGEPSFFSEALERPRLTKKLVSGQKP, encoded by the coding sequence ATGCATGTAATTTCCTCCGGGGCAAAAGTCATCCTCATTAAAATAGCGCAAAGGTTCCCCGACCGCAAGCGGAAAAATGGATCGGCGGTAAAAACCGCGTTCCGCGCCGCGCTCCTCTGCGTCATTCTCGCGTGCTTCCTGCCCGTTTCCAACGCCATCCACCGCGAAGCCGCGAATGACTGGCGCAACGGCTGGGAGGAATGGAAATGCGGAAATGCCGCGGCGGCGCTGGGACACTGGTCGAAAAACCCGCTCACGGCCCCCTTTGAAATGCGCCCCTCGCGCGTCGCCTACTGGAAGATACGCGCTTTTGAAAAGCTGGGGAGAACCGAAGAGGCGGCGCTCACGGCCTCGATGCTGGCGCTGCGCTGCCCCCGCGATTTTTACAGCCTTGTGCTCGCCTACGAGGGGCGCTATCCAACGCTCACGCGAGCCGCGCGCAAAGCCTGCGCGCGCGCGGCCTATATGCGGCGCTGGAACGGCGAGGTCGCCAGGGCCTCGGCGGAGACGGGCGTCTCAAAAAACATTTTGCTGGGACTGATAAGGCAGGAGAGCAAATTCAACGAGCGGGCGGTAAGCCGTTCCGGGGCCGTCGGGCTTATGCAGCTGATGCCATTCACCGCGCGCGAGGCGGCGGGCCGCCTGAAAAAAGACGAATTATCGCCATACGAGCCGACGCATAATATAATGCTGGGAGCGGCCTATTTCGCCCACCTGAAGGCAAAATTCTCCGACAAGCTCCCGCCGGCCCTCGCGGCCTACAACGCGGGCGCGGCCTCCGTATCGCGGTGGGAGACGGACGCGAGAGACTGGGTGGAATGGATAGAGGAGATCCCCTACCCGCAGACGCGCGAATATGTGCGCTCGGTGCTGGAAAATATAGAGGTCTACAACGCAACGGACAGGGAGGAGCGCCGCGGCGAGCCGTCTTTCTTTTCGGAGGCGCTGGAGCGCCCCCGGCTGACGAAGAAGCTTGTCTCCGGCCAAAAACCATGA
- a CDS encoding type II toxin-antitoxin system HicB family antitoxin — protein sequence MERYGYPVVVYEERGSEGTVWIGNFPGLNGCWVEGSSKEEVLARAPLVLREFAAASRELEWRLPEPPSVDELEETGAGEVHFIEESL from the coding sequence ATGGAAAGATACGGTTACCCCGTCGTCGTCTACGAGGAGCGCGGCTCCGAAGGGACGGTATGGATCGGAAATTTTCCCGGGCTCAACGGCTGCTGGGTCGAAGGCTCATCAAAGGAAGAGGTGCTCGCGAGGGCCCCTTTGGTCCTCCGCGAATTCGCCGCCGCCTCGCGCGAGCTGGAATGGCGGCTCCCGGAGCCGCCCTCCGTTGACGAACTCGAAGAGACTGGCGCGGGAGAGGTCCATTTCATAGAAGAATCTTTATAG
- a CDS encoding aminoacyl-tRNA deacylase, with the protein MPDEVFNPIDTVRRFLEKNDCASQIMETEATIFTVTDASLAVGAPEEEILKSILLRVNHGKSFALALMSGVNRVDTKKIRKLLGASHVSFADGEACAEWSGFRPGGVPPVGYPEQPPTLLDEDLFRHRTVWAAAGTDHAFFPISPDELLRITGGAKGDIKKD; encoded by the coding sequence ATGCCCGACGAGGTATTTAATCCGATAGATACTGTACGGAGATTTCTTGAGAAAAACGATTGCGCGTCGCAGATAATGGAGACCGAGGCCACCATATTCACCGTGACCGACGCCTCTCTCGCCGTCGGCGCGCCGGAAGAGGAGATATTAAAAAGCATACTCCTGCGCGTGAACCACGGAAAGAGCTTCGCGCTGGCGCTGATGTCCGGCGTCAACCGCGTCGATACGAAGAAGATCAGGAAACTGCTCGGAGCTTCGCATGTCTCTTTCGCCGACGGCGAGGCCTGCGCGGAATGGTCGGGATTCCGCCCCGGCGGCGTGCCCCCCGTGGGCTACCCAGAACAGCCCCCGACGCTGCTGGACGAAGACCTTTTCCGACATCGGACGGTGTGGGCCGCGGCCGGCACCGATCATGCCTTTTTTCCCATCTCGCCTGACGAGCTGCTCAGGATCACCGGCGGCGCGAAAGGCGATATAAAAAAGGACTGA
- a CDS encoding YjiH family protein: MESASLNKRDLLKFVIPSLLGIWVFLVPFPLHSEMNTLIGHVKEFLMMSIVGWQPLIVSLLSFIVAFLTVAAKIFKPRWIMEDHLLHENLTGGPLWFAARICALPISLFVLLGSQHYLGIGGPLSVFVSKASFIVNNLAPRLIMLAIVLGFWAPLIMDFGLVQFIAVYASPVMRPLFRVPGRAAVDCVASWLGSSSMAVVFTAKMYDAGFYTDREAAAIVCGFSLAGIYNIYAIAELFYMEYAMPQILFVIYFTMILLAVVMPRIWPLSSIPDNYYMGRDNYHASLAGERHGHSMFGWALLRGTARARRMSAKRYLRESLSIIYALLLSTVPLMITFGTLLVIVAETTSVVELLAVPAETALDAMGAMESKIIASATVFSFVDQFLAVTYGRLLLTEQSRFICICLSMTGLINLTEVGLHVWHSNIPLRFWQMTAVYVTRIILSMIIVIPAAGILFP, translated from the coding sequence TTGGAGTCTGCTTCGCTTAATAAAAGAGACCTGCTGAAGTTTGTGATCCCCTCGCTGCTGGGGATATGGGTATTTCTCGTTCCCTTCCCGCTGCACAGCGAGATGAATACTTTGATAGGCCATGTCAAAGAGTTTTTGATGATGTCGATCGTGGGATGGCAGCCGCTTATCGTTTCCCTGCTGTCGTTTATCGTCGCGTTTCTGACCGTGGCCGCGAAAATTTTTAAGCCCCGCTGGATAATGGAAGATCATCTTCTCCACGAAAACCTCACCGGCGGCCCCCTGTGGTTTGCCGCGCGTATCTGCGCCCTGCCGATCTCGCTGTTCGTGCTTCTGGGTTCGCAGCATTATCTTGGAATCGGCGGGCCGCTCAGCGTCTTTGTGTCCAAGGCCTCGTTCATCGTCAACAATCTGGCTCCGCGCCTCATCATGCTTGCCATCGTTCTCGGCTTCTGGGCGCCGCTGATCATGGACTTCGGCCTGGTGCAGTTTATCGCCGTCTACGCGAGCCCCGTCATGCGCCCGCTCTTCCGCGTGCCGGGCCGCGCGGCGGTCGACTGCGTCGCGTCGTGGCTCGGGAGCAGTTCTATGGCGGTCGTCTTCACGGCGAAGATGTATGACGCCGGATTCTATACGGACCGCGAGGCGGCGGCGATCGTCTGCGGCTTCTCCCTGGCCGGCATCTATAACATCTATGCGATCGCCGAACTTTTCTACATGGAATACGCGATGCCTCAGATATTGTTCGTCATCTACTTTACGATGATCCTGCTGGCCGTGGTCATGCCGCGGATATGGCCGCTGTCGTCCATACCCGACAACTATTATATGGGGCGCGACAATTATCACGCGTCTCTCGCCGGCGAGCGCCACGGGCATTCGATGTTTGGCTGGGCGCTGCTGCGCGGAACGGCGCGCGCGCGCCGCATGAGCGCGAAGAGGTATCTGCGCGAGAGCCTTTCGATAATCTACGCGCTGCTTCTGAGCACCGTGCCGCTGATGATAACCTTCGGCACGCTGCTGGTCATCGTCGCCGAAACGACCAGCGTCGTGGAGCTCCTGGCCGTGCCCGCGGAAACGGCGCTTGACGCGATGGGAGCGATGGAGTCGAAGATAATCGCCTCCGCGACGGTGTTTTCTTTTGTCGACCAGTTCCTCGCCGTCACTTACGGGCGTCTTTTGCTCACAGAGCAGTCCCGTTTCATCTGTATCTGCCTCTCGATGACGGGGCTGATAAACCTCACGGAGGTCGGCCTGCACGTGTGGCATTCAAATATCCCTCTGCGCTTTTGGCAGATGACGGCGGTCTATGTAACGAGGATAATCCTGTCGATGATCATCGTGATCCCAGCCGCGGGAATACTTTTTCCGTAG